From bacterium:
TGTCCTCCCTGGAAGACCTGGTGGAAAGCCGCCGCCAAAGGCGCCGGTTCGAGCCCATCCGCATCCAATCCCATTTGGACCGGGAATTGGTCGCCAAGATCGAGGAGAACCGGGTCCATTTACCGGGGGTCTATATCCAGATGGAGCCCGAGCGTTATTACCCCCACGGGGACTTGGCCAGCCACATCCTGGGCTATATCGGCGACATCAACGAGGATGAATTGGCCCGGTTGAAGGACAGCGGCTACCAGCCCGGCGACCAGATCGGCAAGAAGGGCGTGGAGCGGATCTACGACCGGATCCTCCGGGGCCAGAACGGGGGCGTCGAGGTGCAGGTGGACGCCACCGGTACCCAGCGAAGGGTCCTGGATTACCGCAAACCCCGGCAGGGCCATACCCTCAAGCTCTCCATCGACTGGAAGCTCCAAAAGCTGGCGGAGGACCTGTTGGGGGACCAGGTCGGCTCCATCGTGGTGGAGAACCCCCAAACCGGGGAGGTCCTGGCCCTGGTCAGCCACCCCAATTACGACCCGAACAATTTCGTGAGCGGCATTTCCTTCAAGGATTGGAACGAACTGCTGAAGGACAAGGACCATCCCCTGCAGGACCGGGCCATCCAGGGACTTTATCCCCCGGGATCGGTCTTCAAACTGGTCACCGCCCTGGCGGCCCTCAAGGACAAGGTCATCGACCTCAATAAGGTCTTCCTCTGCCGGGGCATTTATTGGTACACGGTCTGGCCCTACCGTTGTTGGAGGCTGTCGGGGCACGGGTGGGTCAACCTGGAGAGGGCGATCATCGAGTCCTGCGACATCTTCTTCTACCAATTGGGGCTGCAGGTCAAGATCGACCGGATCCAGCGGATGGCCAAGGAGTTCGGGCTTGGGTCCAGGACCAAGATCGATCTGGACGCCGAGCTTCCGGGCCTGGTGCCCGACCCCAAATGGAAGCAGAAGACCCAGGGACAGCCCTGGTTCCCGGGGGACACCATCCACACCAGCATCGGCCAAGGATATCTTTTAACGACCCCCCTGCAGAT
This genomic window contains:
- the mrdA gene encoding penicillin-binding protein 2; its protein translation is RLIPQRAPRGLITDRHNEVLATNVPTYSLFLVPADIKTYGSTLQKLSQILEEPLSSLEDLVESRRQRRRFEPIRIQSHLDRELVAKIEENRVHLPGVYIQMEPERYYPHGDLASHILGYIGDINEDELARLKDSGYQPGDQIGKKGVERIYDRILRGQNGGVEVQVDATGTQRRVLDYRKPRQGHTLKLSIDWKLQKLAEDLLGDQVGSIVVENPQTGEVLALVSHPNYDPNNFVSGISFKDWNELLKDKDHPLQDRAIQGLYPPGSVFKLVTALAALKDKVIDLNKVFLCRGIYWYTVWPYRCWRLSGHGWVNLERAIIESCDIFFYQLGLQVKIDRIQRMAKEFGLGSRTKIDLDAELPGLVPDPKWKQKTQGQPWFPGDTIHTSIGQGYLLTTPLQMLGVTASLAMDGKLFRPHLLYRVVDRVTGRTLYEKQPELVRTVDIDPEDLKFIKATMEKVVSSNQGTGKKARVAGVQVAGKTGTSENPHGDNHAWFTCYAPADDPRLAIIVMVENGGEGGIVSAPIAKRLMELELGQEVTPWQTPTPGTEEGTPVAAPTPVMGVAP